The genomic stretch CGCCTACGCCGACCCCGCGTCCCCTGCGCTGCCGAAGGGCGGGATGGTCCTCGACCTCGCCCGGACCGCTCTCGTCATCACCGACCCGCAGATCGATTTCCTCAGCCCGCAGGGCGCGGCCTGGGGGGCCTTCGGCGAGAGCATCACCGAGCACGGAACCGTGGGCAACATCGGCCGGCTGCTGGTCGCCGCCAAGGCAGCCGGTATCCCGGTGGTGATTTCGCCGCACTATTATTACCCGCACGACCATGACTGGGACCATGCCGCGCCCGGCGAGGTGTTGATGCACAGGCTGCGCATGTTCGACCGCCGCGACCCGCTGTCGCTCGAGGGCTTCGCTGGGTCGGGCGCCGACTGGATGCCCGAATACCACGACCTGATCCAGGACGGGCGGACCATCGTCTGTTCGCCCCACAAGATCGCCGGCCCGCAGACCAACGACGTGCTGTTCCAATTGCGCAAGAAGCGGGTGGATCAGGTCATCCTGGCGGGCATGGCGGCCAATTTCTGCGTGGAATCGCATCTGCGCGATTTCGTCGAGCATGGCTTCGAGGTCGCCGTCGTGCGCGACGCCACCGCCGCCAGCAA from Azospirillum sp. TSA2s encodes the following:
- a CDS encoding cysteine hydrolase, which gives rise to MATRIPAAYADPASPALPKGGMVLDLARTALVITDPQIDFLSPQGAAWGAFGESITEHGTVGNIGRLLVAAKAAGIPVVISPHYYYPHDHDWDHAAPGEVLMHRLRMFDRRDPLSLEGFAGSGADWMPEYHDLIQDGRTIVCSPHKIAGPQTNDVLFQLRKKRVDQVILAGMAANFCVESHLRDFVEHGFEVAVVRDATAASKLPEGDGYLAALINFRWLANALWSTDETVERLGVSGAVNAGGRRG